The proteins below come from a single Desulfovibrio sp. genomic window:
- a CDS encoding MobA/MobL family protein: MQTISRADGRSAVAAAAYRAASRLTAADGRVFDFRRKQGVVARQVFVPEGCPSISRQDLWLLAENTEKRKNSTLAREMDMAIPVELNKEERFKLTVKFCRWLAQEYQVAVDCCMHRKDKNDPQENPHLHVMFTTRCYSQDGTLGAKTRELDDLKTRTTHLLRLREKWADFCNEYLQFYGETIDHRSFKDQGIDLLPQIHMGSAATTMTRRGLKTERGILNRAIQGNNSSIIQLQKEIENVRYLGSESSRERSTRIDEYAPTYSSLFEKTGEGGSKQRLGAGLGTGGYGSQGIIGGRSSTTKYGQGSSSAISFGAESGGTSGSTGARPCAIEDGCPASAALTTKTERLAALEALTQSCVRASRKIQADIHALVEAANLRCLENGIRQHQVQLLKKRSTEVLVECGSVIREILHAVDRVNAQAIHQAHLISTPHPSSRLSALAEKTASIISVSHNIQQEILSAVDRSDIQYIQDYLEKTRLKQLKASCLNVCVECGFVVREIFEATDRLDALFLEQWLARHSATKTTDEQGAHRILPLHSPGILRMSLENPEPSQRAEHNGVIRINFDALEPSGPDYPEDASSTPDSAATDFEPT; encoded by the coding sequence ATGCAGACCATCAGCCGCGCAGACGGCAGAAGCGCGGTAGCTGCCGCTGCTTACAGGGCTGCTTCTCGTCTGACGGCTGCCGATGGTCGTGTGTTCGATTTTCGGCGCAAGCAAGGGGTGGTGGCGCGACAGGTTTTTGTGCCTGAAGGTTGCCCCTCCATCAGCAGACAAGACTTGTGGCTGTTGGCGGAGAACACTGAAAAACGCAAAAACTCCACCCTGGCTCGCGAAATGGATATGGCCATTCCTGTGGAGTTGAACAAGGAGGAGCGGTTCAAGCTTACGGTCAAATTTTGCCGCTGGCTTGCTCAGGAATATCAGGTGGCAGTGGATTGCTGCATGCACAGAAAGGACAAAAATGACCCGCAAGAAAATCCTCACCTGCACGTCATGTTCACGACTCGCTGCTATTCGCAGGACGGGACGCTGGGCGCAAAAACCCGAGAGCTCGACGACCTGAAAACGCGGACGACTCATCTTCTGCGCCTTCGTGAAAAATGGGCAGATTTCTGCAACGAGTATCTTCAATTTTATGGAGAAACAATCGATCACCGCTCCTTCAAAGACCAAGGAATTGATTTGTTGCCGCAGATACATATGGGGTCTGCGGCAACAACAATGACACGACGTGGTTTGAAAACAGAGCGAGGCATACTCAACCGGGCTATTCAGGGCAATAATTCTAGCATCATACAACTACAAAAGGAGATTGAAAATGTCAGATATTTGGGAAGCGAAAGTAGCAGAGAACGTTCAACGAGAATTGACGAATATGCACCCACGTATAGCAGCTTATTTGAAAAAACTGGTGAAGGAGGAAGCAAACAACGATTGGGGGCAGGCCTTGGCACTGGTGGATATGGTTCACAAGGAATTATTGGAGGTAGAAGCTCAACTACAAAATATGGGCAAGGGAGCAGTTCCGCCATCTCATTCGGTGCAGAATCTGGTGGCACGTCTGGAAGCACTGGAGCAAGACCATGCGCAATTGAAGACGGATGTCCGGCTTCTGCAGCCCTTACAACCAAAACAGAACGGCTAGCGGCCCTGGAGGCCCTGACACAAAGTTGTGTCAGGGCCTCCAGAAAAATTCAAGCGGATATTCATGCTCTGGTTGAGGCAGCAAACTTGCGCTGTCTTGAAAACGGCATTCGCCAGCACCAAGTGCAACTTCTTAAGAAGCGCAGCACTGAGGTCTTGGTGGAATGTGGATCTGTTATCAGGGAAATTCTTCATGCTGTGGATAGGGTCAACGCGCAGGCAATCCATCAGGCGCACTTGATCTCCACACCCCATCCTTCATCGCGCTTAAGTGCCCTTGCTGAAAAAACCGCGAGCATCATTTCGGTCAGCCATAATATTCAACAGGAAATTCTGTCGGCTGTTGATCGCAGCGACATTCAGTATATTCAGGACTACCTGGAGAAAACACGCCTCAAACAACTCAAGGCGTCCTGTCTAAATGTCTGTGTTGAATGCGGCTTCGTAGTCCGTGAAATTTTTGAGGCTACTGACAGGCTGGATGCCCTGTTCTTGGAACAATGGCTTGCCCGGCACAGCGCAACAAAAACTACGGATGAGCAAGGTGCGCACCGGATTCTGCCCTTACACAGCCCCGGCATACTTAGGATGAGCCTGGAGAATCCTGAACCGTCCCAACGGGCAGAGCACAATGGTGTGATTCGGATAAATTTTGATGCGCTGGAACCCTCTGGGCCGGATTACCCGGAGGATGCATCAAGCACCCCTGACAGCGCTGCAACCGATTTTGAGCCGACGTAG